In Spirochaeta thermophila DSM 6578, the following proteins share a genomic window:
- a CDS encoding MFS transporter, with protein MKHQIRSSLGGPLFLSAMAVQFLISTSTFMLFTALPLYFQTQGSPKTVAGLSTTLFAIAALLARPLGGVLFDRYDRTLVFHLGVGTLIGATSLMALPAGIPYLLTCRLLQGVGFSLFTTGMGVLLPDFVPQGRVLQAIAIQGLVASLGPALGGPLAVQLLPAGFELVVVTSTLIGIAGMGLAVPTFPRAPSSRDGEGSASSQDLPHRLWSRLFHKEALAPSAFALLLGLSYGAALTFIPGYALTRGIPNGGLFFTSFTLAVVLTRLFFGKVQGDLSLLMSGSFIVSGISFLLLIPLSGYLHLLVSGLLYGAGYGVAFPILNTGALMSAAHHRRGAAASTFFTAMDAGVAVGSLLAGGIAQALGFPAVFLTLGIGLLLGGGVILLPEVRRAGFLHTRE; from the coding sequence GTGAAGCACCAGATCCGATCGTCCCTCGGAGGTCCACTTTTTCTGAGCGCCATGGCGGTCCAGTTCCTCATATCCACCAGCACCTTCATGCTGTTCACCGCGCTCCCGCTCTACTTCCAGACCCAAGGGTCACCCAAGACAGTGGCCGGGCTCTCCACCACGCTCTTCGCGATCGCCGCGCTCCTCGCCCGTCCCCTGGGAGGCGTACTCTTCGATCGGTACGATCGGACGCTCGTATTCCATCTCGGAGTGGGAACCCTGATAGGCGCCACATCCCTCATGGCCCTGCCCGCCGGAATCCCCTACCTCCTCACCTGCCGGCTCTTGCAGGGAGTGGGATTTTCCCTGTTCACCACCGGGATGGGAGTCCTCCTCCCCGACTTCGTGCCCCAGGGCCGCGTGCTCCAGGCCATAGCCATTCAGGGCCTCGTCGCGTCTCTGGGCCCTGCCCTCGGAGGACCGCTCGCCGTACAACTCCTGCCCGCCGGATTCGAGCTGGTGGTCGTGACCTCCACACTCATCGGCATCGCGGGAATGGGTCTGGCCGTCCCTACCTTCCCTCGGGCACCATCCTCACGCGATGGAGAAGGAAGCGCATCCTCCCAGGATCTTCCCCACAGACTCTGGTCTCGTCTATTCCACAAGGAGGCCCTCGCCCCTTCCGCCTTCGCCCTGCTCCTTGGTCTGAGCTACGGCGCGGCCCTCACCTTCATTCCCGGCTATGCACTCACCAGGGGCATACCCAACGGCGGCCTCTTCTTCACCAGCTTCACCCTGGCCGTCGTACTCACCCGACTCTTCTTCGGAAAGGTACAGGGCGACCTCTCTCTCCTCATGTCGGGATCCTTCATCGTGAGCGGCATCTCGTTTCTCCTCCTCATCCCACTTTCCGGTTACCTGCACCTCCTCGTCTCGGGGTTGCTCTACGGTGCAGGGTATGGCGTGGCTTTTCCCATCCTCAACACAGGGGCGCTCATGAGCGCAGCTCACCATCGGAGGGGTGCCGCCGCCTCTACCTTTTTCACCGCCATGGACGCAGGAGTGGCCGTGGGCTCCCTGCTCGCAGGGGGGATCGCACAGGCTCTTGGATTCCCCGCCGTGTTCCTCACCTTGGGGATAGGGCTCCTCCTGGGAGGAGGAGTCATCCTCCTCCCGGAGGTACGACGAGCGGGATTCCTCCATACCCGGGAGTAG
- a CDS encoding ABC transporter ATP-binding protein — translation MDSKLLAVEDLHTYYRTRDGEHVHAVSGVSFELEEGRVLGIAGESGCGKSTLALSLMGFYFPPLYYKSGVIAIRGVDIMKLEYEKLRVDYLGKEISYIPQAAMNALNPTRKIGDFVVDVVQVHRPSLTEKEILTMAAERFESLNLPSRILRAFPTELSGGMKQRTVIAISTLLDPKILIADEPTSALDVSSQKAVIRMLRLLMRERVIKAMIFITHELPLLYHVADDIAVMYAGQLVEKGTAREVIFDPLHPYSHALMGSILVPDEEFMSSSRTIRTIPGAPPNLKEEIRGCRFADRCPYAFDACREHAVAERPVGKRMYRCLIDVEDLKERYVHGE, via the coding sequence ATGGACAGTAAACTGCTCGCCGTGGAAGATCTCCACACATACTACAGGACCAGGGATGGAGAACATGTGCATGCCGTCTCGGGGGTCTCGTTCGAACTGGAGGAGGGGAGAGTTCTCGGTATCGCGGGGGAATCGGGGTGCGGGAAATCCACCCTCGCGCTCAGTCTGATGGGGTTCTACTTCCCCCCTCTCTACTACAAGAGCGGAGTGATCGCCATCCGAGGGGTGGACATCATGAAGCTCGAGTACGAGAAGTTGAGGGTAGACTATCTGGGTAAGGAGATATCCTACATTCCTCAGGCCGCGATGAACGCCCTGAACCCCACCCGGAAGATAGGCGACTTCGTGGTGGATGTGGTGCAGGTGCACAGACCGTCCCTGACCGAGAAGGAGATACTGACGATGGCGGCCGAGAGGTTCGAGTCTCTCAACCTTCCCAGTCGCATTTTGAGGGCCTTTCCAACGGAGCTTTCCGGAGGGATGAAACAGCGCACGGTGATCGCGATCTCCACTCTCCTCGACCCCAAGATCCTCATCGCCGACGAGCCCACCTCTGCACTCGACGTCTCTTCCCAGAAGGCGGTCATCCGGATGCTCAGGCTGCTCATGAGAGAGCGCGTGATCAAGGCCATGATCTTCATCACCCATGAGCTTCCACTCCTCTACCACGTGGCGGACGACATCGCCGTGATGTACGCCGGGCAGCTGGTGGAGAAGGGGACGGCCCGGGAGGTGATATTCGATCCCCTTCATCCCTATTCCCACGCCCTCATGGGTTCCATCCTGGTGCCGGACGAGGAGTTCATGAGTTCCTCCCGCACGATTCGCACGATTCCGGGTGCTCCGCCGAACCTCAAGGAGGAGATAAGGGGATGCCGGTTCGCCGACAGGTGCCCGTACGCCTTTGACGCGTGCAGGGAACATGCGGTGGCGGAGCGGCCCGTAGGAAAGAGGATGTACAGATGTCTCATCGATGTAGAAGATCTCAAGGAGAGGTATGTACATGGGGAATGA
- a CDS encoding IS1595 family transposase: protein MDVVSLSTLASDREKTVSYLREKGLLVTYTRCPFCGSEHIGEVRREKYKCYQCRKEWSIRRGSIFEGMKLSWEKILWAMKLFEMEVTAHKAALQLRLSYEVTLRLYTLFRKAIWVHTQKEGKSLLEGEVEMDESYFGGKRKGKRGRGAAGKIPVFGILERGGKVQVEVVEQVSAEELVRLAVAKVKRGSLVYTDRFKSYDGLVSYGFRHKRIDHGKRFANGKVYINGIEGFWSYAKGRLLQHHGVSVERFPLYLKELEWRYNHREEDLFELLLEVLREYSRVANNG from the coding sequence ATGGACGTCGTAAGTCTTTCAACACTTGCAAGCGATAGAGAGAAAACGGTCTCCTATCTGAGAGAGAAAGGTCTCCTCGTCACGTACACCCGGTGTCCCTTCTGTGGAAGTGAGCATATAGGCGAGGTGAGACGAGAGAAGTACAAGTGCTACCAGTGCAGGAAAGAGTGGAGCATACGACGAGGGAGCATCTTCGAGGGGATGAAGCTCTCCTGGGAGAAGATCCTGTGGGCAATGAAGCTCTTTGAGATGGAAGTTACCGCCCACAAGGCGGCTTTGCAGTTACGGCTCTCCTATGAGGTGACGCTGAGGCTCTACACATTGTTTCGGAAGGCGATATGGGTCCACACCCAGAAGGAGGGGAAGAGCCTGCTCGAAGGTGAAGTAGAGATGGACGAAAGTTATTTTGGAGGAAAGAGAAAGGGGAAGAGGGGGAGAGGGGCGGCAGGGAAGATTCCTGTGTTTGGGATTCTTGAGCGAGGGGGAAAAGTGCAGGTGGAAGTGGTGGAGCAGGTAAGTGCGGAGGAGCTTGTACGACTGGCAGTGGCCAAAGTGAAGCGGGGGTCGCTTGTGTATACCGACCGGTTCAAGAGCTATGATGGGCTTGTGAGCTATGGATTCAGGCACAAGCGGATTGATCACGGGAAGCGATTTGCGAATGGGAAAGTGTACATCAATGGGATAGAGGGGTTTTGGAGTTATGCGAAAGGGCGGCTGCTCCAGCATCACGGGGTGAGTGTAGAACGTTTTCCGCTGTACTTGAAAGAATTGGAGTGGCGGTATAATCATAGGGAGGAGGATCTATTCGAGCTTCTGCTGGAGGTACTTAGAGAGTACTCCCGGGTGGCAAATAATGGATAA
- a CDS encoding ABC transporter permease, which translates to MRHYLRYFGKKLGWTFLTLVVAVTLNFFLPRMVPGNPVDAIVTDLVQGISDENRVKEIYETFNSEFGVDKPLWHQYLIYVRNLLRGDLGTSFGQYPKKVKDILRNAIPWTVGLQLPAILVGWILGNVLGALAAYRRKLFDKIFMPLSLAISSFPFFVMALLMLYLFGMTLGWFPIGGAYAFDVLPSLSWRFIGSVLYHYALPFLSIVIVTIGTQAIGMRSMAIYELNSDYVLYSKLLGLEDKKVVRYVFRNAMLPQITGLALSLGTMVAGALIAEIVFNYPGIGTYMFSAIRQLDYPLISGCTLLVTVSVLVANFAIEVVYGFLDPRIKMAQLEDK; encoded by the coding sequence ATGCGACATTACCTGCGGTATTTTGGGAAGAAGCTGGGCTGGACGTTCCTCACCCTCGTGGTGGCGGTGACGCTCAACTTCTTCCTCCCACGGATGGTCCCGGGAAATCCGGTCGATGCAATAGTAACCGACCTCGTACAAGGGATTTCGGATGAAAACAGAGTGAAGGAGATCTATGAGACCTTCAATAGTGAGTTCGGGGTGGATAAGCCGCTCTGGCACCAGTACCTGATCTACGTACGGAACCTCCTCAGAGGTGATCTAGGCACATCATTCGGTCAGTATCCGAAGAAGGTGAAGGATATACTCAGAAATGCCATCCCCTGGACCGTGGGGCTTCAACTTCCTGCAATTTTGGTGGGCTGGATACTGGGTAACGTCCTGGGGGCCCTTGCCGCCTATCGCCGCAAGCTTTTCGACAAGATATTCATGCCTCTATCGCTCGCCATAAGTTCCTTCCCGTTCTTCGTGATGGCCTTACTCATGCTCTACCTGTTCGGCATGACCCTGGGATGGTTTCCCATAGGAGGAGCCTATGCCTTCGATGTCCTCCCATCCCTCTCGTGGCGGTTCATAGGATCGGTCTTATATCACTATGCCCTGCCGTTCCTCTCCATCGTCATAGTCACCATAGGAACGCAGGCCATAGGGATGCGATCGATGGCCATCTATGAGCTCAATTCGGACTACGTGCTCTACAGCAAACTCCTGGGACTAGAGGACAAAAAGGTGGTTCGGTACGTGTTTCGGAATGCAATGCTTCCTCAGATCACCGGCCTCGCCCTTTCCCTTGGAACAATGGTGGCGGGGGCTCTCATCGCCGAGATCGTGTTCAACTATCCCGGGATAGGGACCTATATGTTCTCTGCGATCAGACAGCTCGACTATCCTCTCATCTCGGGGTGCACCCTCCTCGTAACGGTGAGTGTGCTCGTGGCCAACTTCGCCATAGAGGTGGTGTACGGATTCCTCGATCCACGTATCAAGATGGCTCAGCTGGAGGATAAGTGA
- a CDS encoding ArsR/SmtB family transcription factor — protein sequence MERSEKFLLINSYEDARILKALSSEIRINILNLLTTETLNVNQIAERLKLPQSTVATNIAILEKAGLIETEIVNGKKGNQKLCRTRYEEIMVQFITEKKPEEDNTIEVEMPIGLYTNFHVTPPCGLCSSESIIGYLDVPDSFLLPERAKAALLWFETGWVEYQFPNNSLYRKEPLQSLEVSMELSSEIPGTNKQWPSDITVWINNEEIGTWECPGDFGDKRGKYTPVWWKLEGSQYGLLKNWSITESGAYIDGVKVSDITLSDLDISKHHSIRVKVGVKEEASHPGGVNIFGRGFGNYDQGVVLRLYFKNHKH from the coding sequence ATGGAGAGAAGTGAAAAATTCTTGCTCATCAACAGTTACGAAGATGCCCGCATCCTCAAGGCGCTTTCTTCGGAGATACGGATCAACATCCTCAACCTGCTGACCACCGAAACCCTGAATGTGAATCAGATCGCCGAGCGTCTCAAGCTCCCACAATCCACCGTGGCGACCAATATCGCCATCCTGGAAAAGGCGGGACTCATCGAAACCGAGATAGTGAACGGCAAGAAGGGGAATCAGAAGCTCTGCCGCACCCGCTATGAGGAAATCATGGTCCAGTTCATCACGGAAAAGAAGCCTGAAGAGGACAACACCATAGAAGTGGAAATGCCCATAGGCCTCTATACCAATTTCCACGTGACGCCACCGTGCGGCCTGTGCTCCTCGGAAAGCATCATTGGCTATCTCGATGTGCCGGACTCCTTCCTCCTTCCCGAGAGAGCGAAAGCCGCCCTCCTGTGGTTCGAGACCGGATGGGTGGAATATCAATTTCCGAACAACAGCCTCTACCGGAAAGAGCCGCTCCAGAGCCTCGAAGTGAGTATGGAACTCTCCTCCGAGATACCCGGCACGAACAAACAGTGGCCCTCAGACATCACGGTATGGATCAACAACGAAGAGATAGGAACCTGGGAATGTCCGGGAGACTTCGGCGACAAGCGGGGGAAATATACCCCCGTATGGTGGAAGCTGGAGGGATCCCAGTACGGCCTGCTCAAGAACTGGAGCATCACCGAATCGGGAGCCTATATCGACGGGGTGAAGGTCTCCGACATTACCCTCAGCGATCTCGATATTTCGAAACACCACTCCATCAGGGTGAAGGTGGGAGTCAAGGAAGAAGCTTCCCATCCCGGAGGGGTGAACATCTTCGGACGGGGCTTCGGTAACTACGACCAGGGAGTCGTCTTGAGGCTCTATTTCAAGAACCACAAGCACTAG
- a CDS encoding ABC transporter permease yields MKGATRVLMRSPKFLIGVALLVMVGGFVLIYPFVDIRDPFEMVGLSYEPPSKDFPLGTDNFGRDVLLELAYGTRSSLYVGILAGGIALCIGVVIGLLAGYLGGFWDNILTTVTNMFIVIPSFMILILVSIGLNSRSLLIVGVIIGCTTWPWTARAVRAQTASLRLRDHVHIARISGYGVMRIIVTQILPYIASYVFMAFILQTASGILAEASISMLGLGPYNTISLGTMLNWAIMFEAMGAGAWWAFIPPALLIALFTFALFLINSGLDEIFNPKIRR; encoded by the coding sequence ATGAAAGGTGCAACCAGAGTGCTCATGCGATCGCCGAAGTTCCTCATCGGCGTCGCTCTATTGGTGATGGTAGGAGGATTCGTCCTCATATACCCGTTCGTGGATATCCGGGATCCGTTCGAGATGGTGGGGCTCAGCTATGAGCCTCCTTCCAAGGATTTCCCCCTCGGGACGGACAACTTCGGGCGCGATGTCCTGCTCGAACTCGCATATGGGACGAGATCGTCTCTGTACGTGGGAATTCTCGCAGGGGGGATCGCATTGTGTATCGGCGTGGTCATAGGGCTCCTCGCCGGCTATCTCGGCGGTTTCTGGGACAATATCCTCACCACGGTGACCAACATGTTCATCGTGATACCCTCGTTCATGATTCTCATCCTGGTTTCGATAGGCCTCAACAGTCGGAGTCTCCTGATTGTGGGGGTGATCATAGGGTGTACCACGTGGCCGTGGACCGCCCGGGCGGTGAGGGCCCAGACTGCCTCGTTGCGATTGAGGGACCATGTCCATATTGCGCGCATCTCGGGCTATGGAGTGATGAGGATCATCGTCACGCAGATACTCCCTTATATCGCTTCCTATGTATTCATGGCCTTCATCCTCCAGACCGCGAGCGGGATACTGGCAGAGGCGAGTATCTCCATGCTCGGCCTGGGTCCCTACAACACGATTTCACTGGGGACGATGCTGAACTGGGCCATCATGTTCGAGGCCATGGGTGCCGGGGCGTGGTGGGCGTTCATTCCTCCAGCCCTCCTCATCGCTCTTTTCACCTTTGCCCTCTTTCTCATCAACAGTGGACTGGATGAGATCTTCAATCCTAAGATCAGGAGATAA
- a CDS encoding ABC transporter substrate-binding protein yields MKKLFLVFLLLTVIGTVWAEGGKETGSAGVSSLPRKETLYVGGLQWGPPQNFNPLSTQASFPLNNGWRMPLLYETLFLYNQLDNSLEPHIGLSYEWVDDLTLRIQLRKGIHFNDGSPLTAEDVAYSYLLGEKYPVPWSATMTHIKEVVAADDYTVLIRMKPENPNRLYVLDSLGNVYVLPSDVWSEIEKKYDYDGTKIIQEFNAHPIASGPYKIAFYDDTRIVLERDDNYWGKAVFGKLPAPKYIAHLIYKSNEASSNAFRQGQIDVNQQFIPKVWTLWEKGAPFKTYLRKPPYYIPGSIPSLFFNMTKKGLDVPEVRRALAMCIDYAKVVDVAMSGYSTIVRPGLMLPVYHEQELIDTRTLESVSYSFDVDAANALLDSIGAKPGPDGIRVLPDGTRLGPWEASCPYGWSDWNATLEIVAQSARKIGIEIRTKFPEFPVWLNDVQNGYFDIAMWLSTNPGMAQPWDRFRAFLDSRNLPPIGKPVTANYNYGRYKNERVNELLSLIPPVTDENTLRELYTELNLIFIRDLPQIPLMYRPSAFYTVYEGVWTGFPDEQNNPYNIPPTPISGAFVKALYYIQAK; encoded by the coding sequence ATGAAAAAACTCTTTCTTGTATTCCTGTTGCTGACGGTGATTGGTACCGTCTGGGCGGAAGGCGGCAAGGAGACAGGCTCGGCAGGTGTCTCCTCTCTTCCCCGCAAGGAGACCCTCTATGTGGGTGGTCTTCAGTGGGGTCCGCCTCAGAACTTCAATCCTCTTTCCACACAGGCTTCGTTCCCTCTCAACAACGGATGGCGAATGCCTCTGCTCTATGAGACTCTCTTCCTCTACAACCAGCTGGACAACAGTCTCGAGCCTCACATCGGTCTCTCATACGAGTGGGTTGATGATCTCACCTTACGGATACAACTGCGGAAGGGGATTCACTTCAACGACGGCTCGCCTCTCACTGCCGAAGATGTGGCCTATAGTTACCTGTTGGGTGAGAAGTATCCCGTGCCTTGGAGTGCAACGATGACCCATATAAAGGAAGTCGTTGCAGCGGACGACTACACGGTCCTCATCCGTATGAAGCCCGAGAATCCCAACAGGCTCTATGTGTTGGACAGCCTCGGAAACGTATACGTGCTCCCCAGCGATGTGTGGAGTGAAATCGAAAAGAAGTACGACTACGATGGGACGAAGATCATTCAAGAATTCAATGCTCACCCCATCGCTTCGGGCCCCTACAAGATCGCCTTCTACGATGATACGAGGATCGTGCTCGAGCGGGACGACAACTACTGGGGCAAGGCAGTATTCGGGAAACTCCCTGCACCGAAATACATTGCCCATCTCATCTACAAATCCAACGAGGCGAGTTCCAACGCCTTCAGACAGGGGCAGATCGATGTGAACCAGCAGTTCATCCCCAAGGTGTGGACGCTGTGGGAAAAGGGGGCGCCGTTCAAGACCTATCTCAGGAAACCTCCGTATTATATCCCGGGAAGTATCCCGAGCCTGTTCTTCAACATGACCAAGAAGGGACTCGATGTGCCCGAGGTGAGAAGGGCCCTCGCGATGTGCATCGATTACGCCAAGGTGGTCGATGTGGCGATGAGCGGCTATTCCACCATCGTGCGACCGGGTCTCATGCTGCCCGTCTACCATGAGCAGGAACTCATCGACACGAGGACACTCGAGTCGGTGTCCTACAGTTTCGACGTGGATGCGGCGAACGCCCTCCTGGATTCCATCGGTGCAAAGCCCGGGCCTGATGGCATACGGGTCCTCCCCGACGGAACCAGACTGGGACCGTGGGAGGCCTCGTGTCCCTACGGCTGGTCGGATTGGAACGCCACGCTCGAGATCGTGGCCCAGTCGGCCCGCAAGATCGGGATAGAGATACGAACCAAGTTTCCTGAATTCCCTGTCTGGCTCAACGATGTCCAGAACGGATACTTCGATATCGCCATGTGGCTCAGTACGAACCCTGGTATGGCCCAGCCGTGGGATCGATTCAGGGCCTTTCTGGATTCGAGGAATCTTCCTCCCATCGGCAAACCCGTTACCGCCAACTACAACTACGGCCGTTACAAGAATGAGCGGGTGAACGAGCTGCTTTCTCTTATACCTCCGGTGACAGATGAGAACACGTTGAGAGAACTCTATACAGAGCTCAACCTGATCTTCATCAGAGACCTCCCACAAATTCCCCTCATGTATAGACCCTCTGCATTCTACACAGTATACGAGGGAGTATGGACGGGTTTCCCTGATGAGCAGAACAATCCCTACAATATCCCCCCCACTCCCATTTCCGGTGCATTCGTGAAGGCGCTCTACTACATACAGGCGAAATAG
- a CDS encoding ABC transporter ATP-binding protein, which produces MGNEYVLEGVDLTRYFGIGRLRFAAVDHVTIGFREGEIVSIVGESGSGKTTLAKIFLGLLRPSSGEVRYRGEVLRLRGQRERRAYWSGVQAIFQDPFASFNQFFRVDRFLQDCLKVAGIQASEQEARRIKEEACSFVNLPYHEIYNKYPFELSGGQMQRLMIARVFIIKPSVLIADEPTSMIDACSRSTILDMLLSLRKERGMTIVFITHDLGLAYYVSDRIAIMHRGKICEEGEAKRVIEDPQHEYTRSLLADVPRLMAEWSLE; this is translated from the coding sequence ATGGGGAATGAATACGTGCTCGAAGGGGTGGATCTCACCCGATATTTCGGTATAGGGCGACTCCGCTTCGCGGCCGTGGATCACGTGACTATCGGCTTTCGGGAAGGAGAGATCGTCTCCATTGTGGGGGAGAGTGGGAGCGGAAAGACCACCCTGGCCAAGATATTCCTGGGACTCCTCAGGCCGAGCTCCGGTGAGGTGCGCTACAGAGGAGAGGTGTTGCGGTTGCGAGGCCAGCGGGAGCGAAGGGCCTACTGGAGCGGGGTGCAGGCCATCTTTCAGGATCCCTTCGCCTCGTTCAACCAGTTCTTCAGAGTGGACAGGTTCCTCCAGGACTGTCTCAAGGTGGCGGGTATTCAGGCCTCAGAACAAGAGGCGCGCAGGATCAAGGAGGAGGCGTGTTCGTTCGTGAACCTCCCCTATCATGAGATCTACAACAAATACCCGTTCGAGCTCTCGGGCGGCCAGATGCAGCGTCTCATGATCGCCCGGGTCTTCATCATCAAACCCAGTGTACTGATCGCCGATGAGCCCACGTCCATGATAGACGCCTGCTCCCGTTCGACGATCCTCGACATGTTGCTCTCCCTCCGGAAGGAACGCGGGATGACCATCGTGTTCATCACGCACGATCTGGGGCTCGCCTACTATGTGAGCGATCGGATCGCCATCATGCACAGAGGAAAGATCTGCGAGGAGGGTGAGGCAAAGCGAGTGATAGAGGATCCTCAGCACGAATACACGAGAAGCCTCCTCGCCGATGTGCCGAGACTCATGGCCGAGTGGAGTCTCGAGTAA
- a CDS encoding carbohydrate ABC transporter permease: MDNHLFFFRQYAAGIPQDFLDAARMDGVHEYGIFFKIGMPLMRPAYAAMGILVGLNSWNSFVWPLIVLRTGDKFTLPIGLNTLLTPYGNNYDMLIAGASGAVLPMLVLFFFFQKYFVSGLMAGGLKG, encoded by the coding sequence ATGGATAATCACCTTTTCTTTTTCAGACAATATGCAGCAGGTATTCCTCAAGATTTTTTGGATGCGGCACGAATGGATGGGGTACATGAGTATGGTATCTTCTTCAAAATCGGGATGCCTCTCATGCGTCCCGCCTATGCCGCAATGGGTATCCTTGTTGGACTCAATTCGTGGAACAGCTTCGTGTGGCCTCTGATCGTGTTGCGGACAGGAGACAAATTCACCTTGCCCATAGGGTTGAACACTCTCCTTACCCCGTATGGTAACAATTATGATATGCTGATCGCCGGAGCTTCGGGCGCGGTCCTTCCCATGCTTGTGCTTTTCTTCTTCTTTCAGAAATATTTTGTCTCGGGGCTCATGGCAGGGGGCTTGAAAGGTTAG